The following are from one region of the Variovorax sp. V213 genome:
- a CDS encoding CpaF family protein, producing MSNDLEFADDDQAFINSQQFQDIKSWTHDHLLSRIEELGAEFGRWSRASIQQFVELEVDSFVRLRRVPINDREMQLISDALTKELAGFGPLEDLLNDPAVEDILINGYQNVYVSRHGMLERETVRFADAEHVMRIVRRILAPLGRRLDESNPMVDARLPDGGRINVIIEPLAIDGLSVSIRKFRKEPLTPADLVKLGTFDAGMAQLLEIAVRARCNILVSGGTSSGKTSLLNALATFIPARERVITIEDTAELSLGTSHVVRLESRPGGFDGTGVVSIRDLLRNSLRMRPDRIIVGEVRGAEVIEMMQAMNTGHEGSMGTIHASSPRECLYRLEMLAGFAGYQGSEVSLRRQIANAIDFIVQIGRLSGGQRRIISLSEVTGVNDNVVAMQELYRYEPIVSPDGEERDRWISLGIAPHSPKITRFRQSLSRTQQGDNRG from the coding sequence ATGTCCAACGATCTCGAATTCGCCGACGACGACCAGGCGTTCATCAATTCCCAGCAGTTCCAGGACATCAAGAGCTGGACGCACGACCACCTGCTGAGCCGCATCGAAGAGCTCGGCGCGGAGTTCGGCCGCTGGTCGCGCGCGTCGATCCAGCAGTTCGTCGAACTGGAGGTCGACAGCTTCGTCCGGCTGCGCCGCGTTCCGATCAATGACCGCGAGATGCAGCTCATCTCGGATGCACTGACCAAGGAGCTTGCGGGCTTTGGCCCGCTGGAAGACCTGCTCAACGATCCCGCCGTCGAAGACATCCTGATCAACGGCTACCAGAACGTGTACGTGTCGCGCCACGGCATGCTGGAGCGCGAGACCGTGCGCTTTGCCGATGCAGAGCATGTGATGCGCATCGTGCGCCGCATCCTCGCGCCGCTCGGGCGCCGGCTCGACGAATCCAACCCGATGGTCGACGCGCGCCTGCCGGATGGCGGCCGCATCAACGTGATCATCGAGCCGCTGGCAATCGACGGGCTCTCGGTTTCGATCCGAAAGTTCCGCAAGGAGCCGCTCACGCCGGCCGATCTGGTGAAGCTCGGCACCTTTGACGCGGGCATGGCGCAGTTGCTGGAGATTGCCGTGCGCGCGCGCTGCAACATCCTCGTCAGTGGCGGCACCAGTTCGGGAAAAACCTCGCTGCTCAATGCGCTAGCAACCTTCATTCCCGCGCGCGAGCGCGTCATCACCATCGAAGACACGGCGGAGCTGTCGCTCGGCACCAGCCACGTCGTTCGGCTCGAAAGCCGCCCCGGCGGCTTTGACGGCACGGGCGTGGTGTCGATCCGCGACCTGCTGCGCAACAGCTTGCGCATGCGGCCGGACCGCATCATCGTGGGCGAAGTGCGCGGCGCCGAAGTCATCGAGATGATGCAGGCCATGAACACGGGCCACGAAGGTTCGATGGGCACCATCCACGCGAGCTCGCCGCGCGAATGTCTCTACCGGCTCGAGATGCTCGCGGGCTTCGCCGGCTATCAGGGCAGCGAGGTCAGCCTGCGCCGGCAGATCGCCAATGCCATCGATTTCATCGTGCAGATCGGGCGTCTTTCAGGTGGCCAGCGTCGAATCATCTCGCTGAGTGAAGTCACCGGCGTCAACGACAACGTGGTCGCGATGCAGGAGCTTTACCGCTACGAACCGATTGTGTCGCCCGATGGCGAGGAACGCGATCGATGGATTTCGCTCGGCATTGCGCCGCATTCGCCCAAGATCACGCGCTTCCGCCAGTCGCTGTCGCGGACCCAGCAGGGAGACAACCGTGGCTAA
- a CDS encoding TadE/TadG family type IV pilus assembly protein — protein sequence MKSARLKLERAISRQQRGVAAIEFALVFSVLFLGIYGLVTFCGVLYVQQVVSRAAEDGARAAQFFRSDTPAADLQANVRTAIYRSLALSMITPAAAGTAPSSKETWLRIKMADAPPEVNFSSGEVAVKVTYPYRANPLLPPIPLTGSWMPDRLLGKATATRSSS from the coding sequence GTGAAGTCCGCTCGCCTGAAACTCGAACGGGCCATATCTCGCCAACAGAGAGGCGTCGCAGCAATCGAGTTCGCCCTCGTCTTCAGCGTCCTGTTCCTGGGCATCTATGGCCTCGTTACGTTCTGCGGCGTTCTCTATGTCCAGCAAGTTGTCTCCCGGGCAGCGGAGGATGGCGCGAGAGCCGCTCAATTTTTTCGCAGCGACACGCCTGCCGCGGACCTGCAGGCCAATGTTCGAACGGCGATCTACCGGTCGCTGGCACTCTCGATGATTACCCCTGCCGCTGCGGGCACTGCTCCCTCGTCGAAAGAGACATGGCTCCGCATAAAGATGGCCGACGCCCCTCCTGAAGTGAACTTTTCATCTGGCGAGGTTGCAGTGAAAGTGACCTACCCGTACCGGGCCAATCCGCTTTTACCGCCCATTCCTCTCACCGGAAGCTGGATGCCCGACCGCCTGCTTGGCAAGGCCACGGCGACCAGATCCTCTTCGTAG
- a CDS encoding tetratricopeptide repeat protein, giving the protein MKPSALCMGLQPARRVLAFATAAAVSLSAAGCAGLKDQYAASADAQQRKAAEAAADTKAGASVDTQATYLRLVEQMQKEDLWFASLAHIDALEQRWSVSPESSRARAEALRQTGQAAAAETAYKRLMGTPLESAGYRGLGLLAGARGNYAEAVQLLSQAQRRTPTDALLLSDLGYAQLRAGQIDQARLPLMQALQLRPDSTQAQANLALYLEVTNQRDQATALMDANRMSETTRMAVREAAQQLRAPGGLAAPIVAAAPASTRGEPIVAPLALKPSRWTGAGSTRTAIQTNPPASNAEAPFSPNSIPRGTP; this is encoded by the coding sequence ATGAAACCATCCGCCCTTTGCATGGGCTTGCAGCCCGCCCGCCGTGTACTGGCTTTCGCCACCGCCGCCGCTGTGTCCCTCTCTGCCGCAGGCTGCGCCGGCCTCAAGGATCAATACGCCGCCAGCGCCGATGCGCAACAGCGCAAGGCTGCCGAGGCGGCTGCGGATACGAAAGCAGGGGCGTCCGTGGACACCCAGGCCACATATCTCAGGCTTGTCGAGCAGATGCAGAAAGAAGACCTGTGGTTTGCATCGCTCGCGCACATCGACGCGCTCGAACAGCGTTGGAGCGTATCGCCCGAGTCCTCGCGCGCGCGTGCTGAAGCGCTGCGCCAGACAGGGCAGGCTGCCGCCGCCGAGACCGCGTACAAACGCCTGATGGGCACGCCGCTGGAAAGCGCGGGCTATCGTGGACTGGGCCTGCTCGCAGGCGCGCGCGGCAACTACGCCGAGGCGGTGCAGTTGCTTTCACAGGCGCAGCGCCGCACGCCGACCGATGCGCTGTTGCTGAGCGATCTCGGCTATGCCCAGCTGCGCGCCGGCCAGATCGACCAGGCGCGGCTTCCATTGATGCAGGCGCTCCAGTTGCGTCCGGACAGCACGCAGGCACAAGCCAATCTTGCGCTCTATCTGGAAGTAACCAATCAGCGGGATCAAGCCACAGCGCTGATGGACGCGAACCGCATGTCCGAAACAACGCGCATGGCCGTGCGCGAAGCGGCGCAGCAGCTGCGTGCACCAGGCGGACTGGCCGCCCCCATCGTTGCCGCGGCACCGGCCTCGACCCGCGGTGAGCCGATTGTTGCGCCCCTTGCTCTCAAGCCGTCCCGGTGGACAGGCGCGGGCAGCACGAGGACTGCGATCCAGACGAATCCGCCGGCGTCGAATGCCGAAGCGCCCTTCTCCCCGAACTCGATCCCACGAGGTACACCATGA
- a CDS encoding CpaE family protein, with translation MNAPRDSLPETGAETYLFASPNSSHITWLTDALGRLGAVVILPSEAKSIDERIAMLGPAAVFLDFSGDHATAASELHQRLKREWPTLPVLATGVSAEPASMLAALRAGVDDFVDMSAPPTDAINTLRKLLDRQSSMQSRARGCTLALLGARPGIGVTTLAASLSLMLNDQLSQSATLPHGRNTRRGVALLDLGLPARDGLLYLDTQSGFSFVDGVRNLRRLDQTLLHTAVAHHTSGVAVLPLPTSLAQVREISHADSVALIKRLGDFFDFQIADLGGFSTLDFVAQTVKAAQRSWVVCDQSIGAIVSTANMLKELRARGVETDRLSLVVNKFDSQVGLPAKDIAERLELPLHHVVPARSTQLLAAASRGEMLVRTARNDAYSQAVAGLARGLNQEYMSEAGQAPAKESSWVARMSQIAGFWKSSSQG, from the coding sequence ATGAACGCTCCACGCGACAGCCTTCCCGAAACCGGTGCGGAGACCTATCTCTTCGCATCGCCGAACAGCAGCCACATCACCTGGCTGACCGACGCACTCGGCCGGCTGGGCGCGGTGGTGATCCTTCCATCCGAGGCCAAGTCGATCGACGAGCGCATCGCCATGCTTGGTCCCGCGGCGGTCTTTCTCGATTTCTCGGGAGACCACGCCACTGCGGCAAGCGAACTTCACCAGCGCCTTAAACGCGAGTGGCCAACGCTGCCGGTGCTGGCGACAGGCGTTTCGGCCGAGCCGGCTTCCATGCTCGCCGCGCTGCGTGCAGGGGTGGACGATTTTGTCGACATGAGCGCACCGCCGACCGATGCGATCAATACGCTGCGCAAGCTGCTCGATCGTCAAAGCAGCATGCAAAGCCGCGCCCGCGGATGCACGCTTGCGCTGCTCGGCGCCCGCCCCGGCATCGGCGTGACAACCCTCGCGGCCAGCCTTTCTCTGATGCTCAACGACCAGCTGTCTCAGTCGGCCACGCTCCCTCATGGTCGCAACACGCGCCGCGGAGTTGCGTTGCTCGATCTCGGGCTGCCCGCCCGCGACGGTCTTCTGTATCTCGACACCCAAAGCGGCTTCAGCTTTGTCGATGGCGTGCGCAACCTGCGACGCCTCGACCAGACGTTGCTGCACACCGCGGTGGCCCACCACACGAGCGGCGTCGCTGTGCTTCCACTGCCGACGAGTCTCGCGCAGGTACGCGAGATCTCGCATGCGGATTCGGTGGCGCTGATCAAGCGGCTCGGCGACTTCTTCGATTTCCAGATCGCCGACCTCGGCGGCTTTTCGACCCTTGACTTTGTCGCCCAGACCGTGAAGGCAGCCCAGCGCAGCTGGGTGGTGTGCGACCAGAGCATCGGTGCGATCGTCTCCACGGCGAACATGCTCAAGGAACTGCGCGCGCGCGGCGTCGAGACTGATCGGCTGTCGCTCGTGGTCAACAAGTTCGACAGCCAGGTCGGGCTGCCGGCCAAGGACATTGCCGAGCGGCTCGAACTGCCGCTGCACCATGTTGTGCCGGCACGCAGCACGCAACTGCTGGCGGCCGCGAGCCGCGGCGAAATGCTGGTGCGCACCGCACGCAACGACGCGTATTCGCAGGCCGTAGCCGGCCTCGCACGCGGACTGAACCAGGAATACATGTCCGAAGCAGGCCAGGCGCCGGCCAAGGAATCCAGCTGGGTCGCGCGAATGTCGCAAATTGCCGGCTTCTGGAAAAGCTCTAGTCAAGGTTGA
- a CDS encoding DUF3613 domain-containing protein produces MNPESTERIASLPVRAALTAALLFMATNAFAQANTGRSDDAGAKAVAMPTVAQPIQNQAAPAEAEELDPPPLLLGDATQNLLAWQRSGEIGSPTPRPIAGSVASRSYERYIKSFEHPIPEHLGSTVTKSNGGGGSSSGSR; encoded by the coding sequence ATGAACCCCGAATCCACCGAACGGATCGCCTCGCTGCCCGTTCGTGCGGCCTTGACCGCCGCACTTCTCTTCATGGCAACGAACGCCTTCGCGCAAGCGAATACGGGCAGATCAGATGATGCGGGTGCAAAGGCCGTCGCGATGCCAACCGTTGCCCAGCCCATACAGAATCAGGCCGCGCCGGCCGAGGCCGAAGAACTCGACCCACCGCCACTGCTGCTCGGTGATGCGACGCAAAACCTGCTTGCCTGGCAACGCAGCGGAGAAATTGGATCGCCCACGCCCCGGCCTATTGCCGGAAGCGTTGCCAGTCGCAGCTACGAGCGCTACATCAAGAGCTTCGAACATCCGATTCCCGAGCACCTTGGCTCGACGGTGACCAAGTCCAATGGTGGCGGTGGTTCTTCGTCCGGGTCTCGTTAA
- a CDS encoding type II and III secretion system protein family protein — translation MTIAPLAKTAGPARPLRPALAVLCLLASGVWPGVSAAADPAEATSLRPALQLRIDAGTQKELLIGKGIERMAIADETVAGVALTRQSPNSPAARLIVTGKAAGRTTLMVWEKGQSTATVYALEVRRRASTLSGSLNSMAAHQEARDAAMAAGGEKSALIDRSVINVRSNTVQVEVKIVEFNRSVLKQAGLNIFSTRANSNGFSFGVFTPSSLRSATFGSDGSISGEYNNPLAQAFSLLFNFGKAGLGLNVGFLEGNGMARVLAEPTLVALSGQSASFLAGGELPVPAPQGLGTTSIEYKPFGIGLTLTPTVLSNDRIVLKVAPEASDLDYTNSLSIGGVAVPAISTRRADTTVELGDGESFIIGGLVSRTTTSNADKVPLLGDIPVLGTFFKQNKYQMSEKELVILVTPHLVKPIARGTDLGPYLPGGAEQRDGPVWRAHLLGPASGTTVPGFSR, via the coding sequence ATGACGATCGCCCCTCTCGCGAAAACAGCCGGTCCGGCCCGTCCACTGCGTCCAGCACTCGCTGTGCTGTGCCTGCTGGCCTCGGGCGTCTGGCCTGGGGTCTCCGCAGCCGCAGATCCGGCAGAGGCGACGTCTCTTCGCCCCGCACTTCAACTGCGGATCGACGCTGGCACTCAAAAGGAACTGCTGATCGGCAAGGGTATCGAGCGCATGGCCATCGCCGACGAGACGGTGGCCGGTGTCGCGCTCACCCGCCAATCGCCCAACTCGCCGGCCGCGCGCCTCATCGTGACCGGCAAGGCTGCGGGGCGGACCACGCTCATGGTCTGGGAAAAGGGCCAGTCGACCGCCACGGTCTATGCGCTCGAAGTGCGGCGCCGCGCCTCCACGCTCTCTGGCTCGCTCAACAGCATGGCTGCGCACCAGGAAGCGCGCGACGCGGCGATGGCCGCCGGCGGAGAAAAGTCGGCACTGATCGACCGCTCCGTCATCAACGTACGAAGCAACACCGTGCAGGTCGAAGTCAAGATCGTCGAGTTCAACCGCAGCGTGCTCAAGCAGGCCGGCCTCAACATCTTCAGCACGCGCGCCAACTCCAACGGCTTCAGCTTCGGCGTGTTCACGCCGTCGTCGCTGCGCTCCGCAACGTTCGGAAGCGATGGCTCGATCAGCGGTGAATACAACAACCCGCTCGCCCAAGCCTTCAGCCTCCTGTTCAACTTCGGCAAGGCCGGGCTCGGCCTGAACGTCGGTTTCCTCGAGGGCAACGGCATGGCCCGCGTGCTTGCGGAACCGACGCTGGTGGCGCTGTCGGGCCAGAGCGCAAGCTTCCTGGCCGGCGGTGAATTGCCCGTGCCGGCACCGCAGGGCCTGGGCACCACGAGCATCGAATACAAGCCGTTCGGCATCGGCCTCACGCTCACGCCCACCGTGCTCTCGAACGACCGCATCGTGCTCAAGGTGGCGCCCGAGGCCAGCGACCTGGACTACACCAACTCGCTCAGCATTGGCGGTGTCGCGGTGCCCGCGATCAGCACGCGCCGGGCCGACACCACGGTCGAACTCGGCGACGGCGAGAGCTTCATCATCGGCGGCCTGGTGAGCCGCACCACGACTTCGAACGCCGACAAGGTTCCATTGCTCGGCGATATCCCGGTGCTCGGAACCTTCTTCAAGCAGAACAAGTACCAGATGAGCGAAAAGGAACTGGTGATCCTTGTCACGCCGCATCTGGTGAAGCCCATTGCGCGCGGCACGGATCTTGGTCCGTACCTGCCGGGTGGTGCCGAGCAACGCGATGGCCCGGTGTGGCGTGCGCATCTGCTGGGGCCGGCCTCGGGTACGACCGTGCCGGGCTTCTCGCGTTGA
- a CDS encoding TadE/TadG family type IV pilus assembly protein encodes MEIRDHAKNGRAQRGVYAIEFAFVFLIVFALLYAVICYGFLLTMRMSLQNAAEDGARAGLRYQSGLNTRKEIARGVAVDRSGWLPASLKANLDVVADICIAGADDCQQEEPDCRLAWSNRCQMVVTVTVDGIEALFPAFPSFAVPDRVAGKASMLLDGRSL; translated from the coding sequence ATGGAAATACGCGACCACGCAAAAAACGGGCGTGCCCAGCGCGGGGTGTATGCGATCGAGTTTGCGTTTGTGTTCCTGATCGTCTTTGCGCTGCTTTATGCCGTCATCTGCTACGGCTTCTTGTTAACGATGCGCATGAGCCTGCAGAACGCCGCGGAAGACGGTGCCCGCGCCGGGCTGCGCTATCAGAGCGGGCTGAATACAAGAAAAGAAATAGCCCGCGGTGTGGCGGTCGATCGCTCTGGCTGGTTGCCTGCGTCTCTGAAAGCGAATCTGGACGTCGTGGCAGACATCTGCATCGCTGGAGCAGATGACTGCCAGCAAGAGGAACCTGATTGCAGGTTGGCTTGGAGCAACCGTTGCCAGATGGTCGTCACGGTCACGGTCGACGGCATAGAAGCGCTGTTCCCCGCTTTTCCCAGCTTTGCCGTGCCCGACCGGGTTGCGGGCAAGGCCAGCATGTTGCTCGATGGAAGGTCGTTGTGA
- a CDS encoding type II secretion system F family protein: MAKVLLTVACIALLLAAAGLLLWQWAKGRQARQAAERHLNQQILASTAAAAPLPMPSRDPANDSLMMGVTTDPWLNADATTPATAPPGLLEKALPEWLIGVIDARTAALGLAAIVALAAIAGLFGGWIAALSALTLLVLLAVFAVWLRLQKFRRKMISQLPAYIDAMVRLITIGNSTQAAFQLAIATTEAPLRAQLERSASLVRAGMDLDRALHQTASNVRIEEMFLLASILGLGVRYGGRSDLLLERVGNFMRDREQAEHELLAMSSETRLSAWILGLLPVSVGAFFILTNPGYFLGMWNDGTGRMMVLSAGGFQLFGAALLYRLAKLT, encoded by the coding sequence GTGGCTAAAGTCCTGCTGACAGTGGCTTGCATCGCGCTGCTGCTTGCGGCCGCGGGGCTGCTGCTGTGGCAGTGGGCAAAGGGGCGCCAGGCACGCCAGGCGGCGGAGCGGCACCTGAACCAGCAGATTCTGGCCAGCACCGCCGCTGCGGCGCCGCTGCCAATGCCTTCGAGGGATCCGGCCAACGACAGTCTCATGATGGGCGTGACCACGGACCCATGGCTCAACGCCGACGCAACCACCCCGGCCACCGCCCCCCCCGGGCTTCTTGAAAAGGCCCTGCCCGAATGGCTGATAGGCGTGATCGATGCGCGCACCGCCGCGCTGGGCCTGGCCGCCATCGTGGCGCTGGCCGCGATCGCCGGACTGTTTGGGGGCTGGATCGCGGCGTTGAGTGCGCTCACCCTGTTGGTGCTCCTCGCCGTATTCGCGGTCTGGCTGCGTCTGCAGAAGTTCCGCCGAAAGATGATCAGCCAGCTGCCCGCATATATCGATGCGATGGTGCGGCTGATCACCATCGGCAACTCCACGCAGGCGGCGTTTCAGCTTGCGATCGCCACCACGGAGGCTCCGCTGCGAGCCCAGCTGGAACGTTCGGCATCTCTGGTGCGCGCGGGCATGGATCTGGACCGCGCCTTGCACCAGACAGCCAGCAATGTCCGCATCGAGGAGATGTTCCTGCTGGCCTCCATTCTCGGCCTGGGTGTGCGTTACGGCGGACGCTCCGACCTGCTGCTGGAGCGTGTAGGCAACTTCATGCGCGACCGCGAGCAGGCAGAGCATGAGCTGCTCGCCATGTCTTCTGAAACCCGGCTGTCTGCGTGGATCCTTGGATTGCTGCCTGTGAGCGTGGGCGCCTTCTTCATCCTGACCAATCCCGGCTACTTCCTGGGGATGTGGAACGACGGGACCGGTCGAATGATGGTCCTCTCTGCAGGGGGCTTTCAGTTGTTTGGCGCGGCGCTCCTCTACCGATTGGCAAAACTGACATGA
- a CDS encoding TadG family pilus assembly protein has product MHPFNRRTPGRQSGSVVINSVIALSLLVIVLVGTELGYLFFLKRELQKTADLAALAGAQVLEGDSCMTATAAAIANAARNFPTGLAPVAADSVVCGHWDPASRPTAPHFGPPESGQKFNAVRVTINRTPALLLAGIPGNQPRPVAVDALAAQRHPLAALNIRSTLVSVDTQSPLLNAVFGGLLGGSLNLDAVGWNGLITTELKLLTFLDELALELGIGAGKYDQVLAADVAVGTLVQAMINALQRNGGTAQAAIDALNLVKIAANAAPAQPLLKLGNLLGAQAGTDAAGLDTNIQVFQLLQGVVQAANGKNGVVADVNLAGVSASIKVIEPPQMSAVGNPALAKLNPTGPNQIYVRTAQVRTFFSIDLPALNGVSDVANAVLAAATPVTDLLNNLLSLNLVTGLTNLLNCVLGCTRDVTDIKILPAPLRLDISLDAGGGSSHVTDFNCAADAKSLTAQTVTSIANLRIGNLGATVALAKANAFASSTAPVVSSLPIIDIGSQSCVLGPLGIGKLSCDTAHRKAFYGGGLGLKAELPIGATTQSQFFQNPPDLDGQPAYLAISTQNVVNSLSNTLSGLSNLMTTIPPTAPNGGLPGVLTALTNTLSGVVTALQGVVSDLLGPLLDPLLTALLGDVLGASLAQTEVGARLSCSKGAELVY; this is encoded by the coding sequence ATGCATCCATTCAATCGAAGAACTCCAGGTCGGCAAAGCGGGTCGGTAGTCATCAATTCGGTCATCGCTTTGAGTCTTCTGGTGATCGTTCTCGTGGGCACCGAGCTGGGCTACCTGTTCTTTCTGAAACGCGAACTTCAGAAGACGGCGGACCTCGCTGCACTGGCGGGTGCACAGGTGCTCGAAGGAGATAGCTGCATGACTGCAACGGCGGCAGCAATTGCCAATGCTGCACGGAACTTTCCGACTGGACTGGCCCCGGTCGCAGCAGACAGCGTGGTGTGCGGCCATTGGGATCCCGCATCCAGGCCGACGGCTCCGCACTTCGGGCCGCCGGAGAGCGGCCAAAAATTCAATGCCGTGCGAGTCACCATCAACAGAACTCCGGCGCTGCTGCTTGCAGGTATTCCCGGCAACCAGCCAAGACCTGTTGCCGTCGACGCTTTGGCGGCTCAACGGCACCCGTTAGCGGCCTTGAATATTCGCAGCACGCTCGTCAGCGTGGACACCCAATCTCCTTTGCTCAACGCGGTGTTCGGCGGGCTTTTGGGGGGCAGCCTCAACCTCGACGCTGTGGGTTGGAACGGCTTGATCACCACCGAACTCAAGTTGCTGACTTTTCTCGACGAACTGGCGCTTGAGCTGGGTATCGGGGCCGGGAAGTATGACCAGGTTCTGGCCGCCGATGTTGCGGTGGGCACGTTGGTACAGGCCATGATCAATGCACTCCAACGGAACGGGGGTACGGCCCAAGCGGCGATCGACGCTCTCAACCTGGTGAAGATCGCTGCCAATGCCGCCCCCGCCCAGCCTCTGCTGAAGCTCGGAAACCTGCTGGGCGCGCAGGCCGGCACCGATGCGGCGGGGTTGGACACCAACATTCAGGTTTTCCAATTGCTGCAGGGCGTGGTCCAAGCAGCCAATGGAAAAAACGGGGTGGTCGCAGATGTAAACCTTGCGGGGGTTAGCGCCAGCATCAAGGTGATCGAGCCGCCGCAAATGTCTGCCGTGGGCAATCCGGCACTCGCCAAGCTCAATCCCACCGGACCAAACCAGATCTACGTGCGAACGGCCCAGGTCCGGACATTCTTTTCGATCGATCTGCCAGCCTTAAATGGAGTGAGTGATGTAGCCAACGCCGTTCTTGCAGCGGCTACGCCCGTCACCGATCTGCTGAACAATCTTCTCAGTCTCAATCTCGTGACTGGGCTCACGAACCTCCTCAACTGCGTTCTGGGATGTACGCGAGATGTGACCGACATCAAGATCCTGCCGGCACCGCTGAGGCTCGACATCAGCCTGGATGCAGGGGGTGGTTCATCTCACGTGACGGATTTCAATTGCGCAGCAGATGCAAAGTCACTCACCGCGCAAACGGTTACCTCGATCGCAAACTTGCGTATCGGCAACTTGGGTGCGACAGTTGCGCTTGCAAAGGCCAACGCCTTTGCATCGAGTACAGCGCCAGTGGTCAGCTCGTTACCGATCATCGACATCGGCTCTCAGTCGTGCGTACTGGGACCGCTCGGTATTGGCAAGCTCAGCTGCGATACCGCGCATCGCAAGGCCTTCTACGGCGGCGGCCTCGGACTGAAAGCTGAGCTTCCCATCGGCGCAACGACCCAGTCGCAGTTCTTTCAGAATCCGCCCGACCTGGACGGGCAACCTGCATACCTTGCCATTTCGACGCAGAACGTTGTGAACAGCTTGAGCAACACTCTCTCGGGTTTGAGCAATCTGATGACCACCATTCCGCCAACGGCGCCTAATGGTGGCCTTCCGGGGGTTCTCACAGCGTTGACCAACACACTGAGCGGGGTCGTCACTGCTCTTCAAGGCGTAGTCTCGGATTTACTGGGTCCGTTGCTTGATCCATTGTTGACCGCTTTGCTGGGCGACGTGCTTGGCGCCAGCCTCGCCCAAACGGAAGTCGGTGCCCGCCTGAGCTGCTCCAAGGGTGCCGAACTCGTTTATTGA
- a CDS encoding type II secretion system F family protein: MTMTSDQLAIVSLTLLALGLMAGAGALIAAELRRTRSGKVIDRAIQQVVTAPQASRASADSTAETGASAKPDIELPFHWLDSRIGRAFVADEDRNLIDQCGLSSKRAQLIFLVTRVLLAFFLPFLAYVLWSAGHQQRTVTIVLAVALVTGFMAPKWVLGRFAASRRERANQELPLFIDLLRLLQGVGLSLDQSLQIMASDFSHVLRVLGYELTLANNLYSRGRSREHSLQRLATLHKNENLRGLVSLLVQVDKHGGAVQEPLRIFSDRLREHRRSEMKEKIGKITVKMTAVMVTTLLPALVIVTAGPAFLAIFRALGTAAK; the protein is encoded by the coding sequence ATGACCATGACCTCCGATCAACTGGCGATCGTTAGTCTGACGTTGTTGGCCCTGGGTTTGATGGCTGGCGCTGGCGCGCTGATTGCGGCCGAGTTGCGACGCACACGCAGCGGCAAAGTCATCGACCGTGCCATCCAGCAGGTCGTGACGGCTCCGCAAGCATCGAGAGCCTCCGCCGATTCGACCGCAGAGACCGGCGCCTCGGCGAAGCCGGACATCGAACTGCCGTTCCACTGGCTCGATTCAAGAATCGGTCGGGCATTCGTGGCAGACGAAGACCGGAATCTCATCGACCAGTGCGGCCTTTCCTCGAAGCGCGCTCAGCTGATCTTTCTGGTGACCCGTGTTCTTCTGGCATTCTTTCTTCCCTTTCTCGCCTATGTGCTGTGGAGCGCAGGCCATCAGCAGCGCACTGTCACCATCGTGCTGGCGGTCGCACTCGTCACGGGCTTCATGGCGCCGAAATGGGTGCTCGGACGCTTTGCCGCCTCACGGCGCGAGCGAGCGAACCAGGAGCTTCCGCTGTTCATCGATTTGCTGCGCCTTCTGCAAGGCGTTGGCCTCAGCCTGGACCAGAGCCTGCAGATCATGGCCAGCGACTTCTCGCATGTGCTGCGCGTGCTCGGCTACGAGTTGACCTTGGCCAACAACCTGTACAGCCGCGGCCGCAGCCGCGAGCATTCGCTGCAACGCCTTGCGACCTTGCACAAGAACGAAAACCTGCGCGGACTCGTGTCCTTGCTCGTGCAGGTCGACAAGCACGGCGGCGCCGTACAGGAACCGCTTCGCATCTTCAGCGATCGGCTGCGCGAACACCGGCGTTCCGAAATGAAGGAAAAAATCGGAAAGATCACGGTGAAGATGACTGCCGTCATGGTGACCACCCTGCTGCCCGCACTGGTCATCGTCACGGCGGGCCCCGCCTTTCTTGCGATCTTCCGCGCACTGGGAACCGCCGCCAAATGA